A segment of the Flavobacterium azooxidireducens genome:
GGATTCCGTAGCCGAAAGTCAAGTTATTGTAGAAGAAACATTGCAAGGAATAAGCAACGTTAAAGCGTTTGCCAACGAATGGTATGAAATTGCACGCTACCGTGGAAAAATAAGCGAAATTGTTTCCATAGCAATCAAAGGCGGACAATATAGAGGTTATTTTGCTTCTTTCATTATTTTCTGTTTGTTTGGTGCTATTGTAGCTGTGGTTTGGTATGGAGTTACTTTAAGTATAAATGGAGAAATGACTGTTGGTCAATTAATTACATTTGTGTTGTATTCCACTTTTGTTGGAGCTTCTTTTGGAGGAATTGCCGAATTGTATGCTCAAATTCAAAAGGCGGTTGGAGCTACTGAACGTGTTTTTGAACTGTTGAATGAACAACCGGAAAACATCAATGGCAACCAACCGAAACTAACAGAAAAAATTCAAGGTAATGTAACCTTCAAAAATGTAGGATTCAGTTATCCGTCACGAAAAGAAATTGAAGTACTCAAAGGGGTAAGTTTTTCTGTGAAATTTGGTCAAAAAATTGCATTAGTTGGTCCAAGTGGTGCAGGAAAATCAACAATTTCTGCTTTGTTACTTCGTTTTTATGATTTGAATTCAGGTGAAATTATCATCGATAATAAAAGTATTTACGACTACGATCTAGAACAATTACGCGGTAATATGAGTATTGTGCCGCAAGATGTTATCTTATTTGGTGGTAGCATCAAAGAAAACATTGCTTATGGTAAACCGGATGCTTCTTTTGAAGAAATTCAAATGGTGGCAAAACAAGCGAATGCCTTAGAATTTATTAATGGTTTTCCTGAACAATTTGAAACATTGGTGGGAGAACGTGGCATTAAATTATCTGGTGGACAGCGGCAACGTATTGCAATTGCTAGAGCTTTATTAAAAAACCCAAGTATATTGATATTGGATGAAGCTACTTCTTCATTAGATAGTGAAAGTGAAAAACTCGTTCAGGAAGCCTTAGAAACTTTAATGAAAGGAAGAACCAGCATAATCATCGCTCACCGATTAGCTACTATTAGAAGTGCTGATAATATCTTAGTGTTGAATAACGGAATCATTTCTGAGCAAG
Coding sequences within it:
- a CDS encoding ABC transporter ATP-binding protein yields the protein MARFKENDLLKAKISASSLSKALLIFKYADTHRWKFLIGLIFLLLTGGTALAFPKLMGMLVDCVKDKDLDAANNVALGLIAILFLQSFFSFFRVYLFVNFTENTLANLRLALYTNLIKLPMTFFSQKRVGELNSRISSDINQIQDTLTTTIAEFLRQFILIIGGVILLASESIKLTLMMLAVVPLVAVAAVIFGRFIRKYSKKVQDSVAESQVIVEETLQGISNVKAFANEWYEIARYRGKISEIVSIAIKGGQYRGYFASFIIFCLFGAIVAVVWYGVTLSINGEMTVGQLITFVLYSTFVGASFGGIAELYAQIQKAVGATERVFELLNEQPENINGNQPKLTEKIQGNVTFKNVGFSYPSRKEIEVLKGVSFSVKFGQKIALVGPSGAGKSTISALLLRFYDLNSGEIIIDNKSIYDYDLEQLRGNMSIVPQDVILFGGSIKENIAYGKPDASFEEIQMVAKQANALEFINGFPEQFETLVGERGIKLSGGQRQRIAIARALLKNPSILILDEATSSLDSESEKLVQEALETLMKGRTSIIIAHRLATIRSADNILVLNNGIISEQGTHKELLEIESGIYKNLSNLQFSEY